In the genome of Dermacentor silvarum isolate Dsil-2018 unplaced genomic scaffold, BIME_Dsil_1.4 Seq1010, whole genome shotgun sequence, the window CTTGAGCAAAACTGTGCAGCGTGGTAATCAAGTTTCTCACGCACAAGTGTGCCCGTATTCTGCAGTAACTGGCAACCTACGGAATGCAGGAAACATTGAAGAAAATGAGATAAATGTACCTGCAGCGCCAGGTTTTCCTTCTCAGCTTCTAAGTGTGACACTTTGTCCTGCAAATCACCATAGTCACCCGATACCGGagtctgcaaaaaaagaaagaaggaaaagctaCAATTAGGTGATGACAGACAGGCGTGACTTTGACCACAAGGTCCCCATGTCAGCACAAATGCCACGAGCTCTGTCAAGTCAATACACAAAGTGCTACCTCAGTTTTTCTTTTGAAGCTGCACAACGCGGTATCACCAACCAGTGCGTCGTTGTGCGAGGTCTTCTGCTCACAAGAGCTACGGCTCACCAGAATTCAACATGATGTAGCTTCATCATTTATTCTGCATCACTGATGGAAAAGTAGCTGATACAATTTCTGATGCAGATATAAATTTTTTTTAACTATTCTTTAgcattcatttcaagtggacgctGCTATGAGTACTTGAATACTAATCAGTTGCTCTGCCTAAAAGTGTGAAACTGTGAACTGAGTTGTTTTGGGTGCAATTTACTGCTGACGTGGTGTTACCTCTCTCACTGTAAAGCCCATTGGCAAATAATAGGCATTGAAATGAGTTATGAGTTCATTTGTAACTCAAATTATAATTCATAATTTAAAtaattatgcagatcccacgcgctATGGGAATCAACGTAGGCAAAGTTCTcggtgctgtttgctttgatttatgataattagcggtgatgttgacggcaaaTGGTTAATTTCTTCAGCGTGTAGTGCAAAACAAGAATGATTTCTTGATGGGAAATGTTACCTTgcatgcaccactgctgtttgtctgcatagtacacagaacacacagcgagacgtCTTTGCTTCAGGCATTGTTGTGCTGTTCATAATTTCCGAGAAGGTTTGCATgctcattgcctcacatggcacatcacatcgtggcagaagtgttaaacttttattgaattatggggctgtacgtgccaaaaccacaactgaattatgaggcacgccggagtggcAGACTACAGATTAATTTataccccctggggttctttaacgagcacctaaatctaagcacacgagtgtttttgtaGTTTACCCACGCCGAATGGGGCTCCCGAGGTCAGGATCAAACCAGTGACCttgagcaatgccatagccacaatGTTACCACGGcaggcacagaagtgttgatttgacgtgcaaCCCCTTTCCAAGTGTCGCCTAGTCGCTACAGTGCTTAAAGGGATAGGggcacaaaatctgaaaattttacgaaaatacTGCAAATgcaatcctcagtgtgtgattacaccgaaaagaagtagtcacttagctcatttttgagccaatggctttatttttggcgtttttgtgagtgcgcacctcgccgcccgacccgtggcagttggaaggcgtgacgtcacaacacccgcgtcggatagccagccggccggctgcggtcattcgaagcgcgccgaagccgccatcgcgagcatggattcgagttctggtgcctctaccagcgatgagtacaagtctgaagacgaggaccattccaacttggcaagaaatattaccgcttacggttacgagccttccgtgtcaagcgacgaagaagagcaggcagccgtggaagtgccggtcaggttttcgcgaaccgtagcgcgaagatttcgctctgcaccagacacttgtgcaagaattatttgtcatttcctctgtaacttgctttttcaagagtgcacgcaggcgaggcagctgcaggGAACTTcggcactgcgtggatgactcaATAGTAGTTTATGTTGTcagcgtgagcaactgctgtgaggtattagtacctccgagactctcacgtccactttgCCAGCCAGCCGACAGATGGCACCACCTGgctggcgttctccccagtttttcctgcttttagcctgtggagaagcagagctgtgtgtgtgtctgccccgctgccatgtaggactgatctcgtgagtcgcgctcgctagccttgtattgttttactatgctttgccaacatttttaaagacattactgccttcgtgcccagcctcgggcatctcgccccagcttCGCCCTCGCagtgctcaagaaggctgcaagtgaacgaaaacagtaccgacatcttttcgcctcctcttttcaaatgAGCTGcagatcatttctgccttgcgttttcatGAGAAGACCAATGGCAGTGTCAGGCTTtaggcattgccttttgagcggcatgccgacgcttttcagcacagccgggctggtcacattgtcgacgaagtggtccgcgcaaatgaagtcactTTTTAGAGGTCCCCAGGCTGGGcatgatggctgacaggcaggtatccaaagtttacgcaccttctcgtcacTGGGAAacatgtgcgacggcgtgtcacgaccgacgatgctgttataacagcaatgtctgggcatttccttccgccgcgacgaacgcgtcaatactgAGCGAAGACCGCGgaaaggcgcatgtaagacgcaccacctgcgtggagcactgacgaggataatgtttcagacggatcacgtgcgaagatcgccgaaaggggttaaacaaacgctgcaagggaccgacaccccccgaaacactgcgacggctgtgaccgaccttggccgcgtgcgcgggtgggtgttatgacgtcaaatttcagcttctgccggcggccgcttggaggcaaggtgcaacagaaaaatcgcaagaaaaaaaagatgtttctcgggttttttttttcaaagcagcgtgttgtattcgtcattttcaacagttcaacttttgtttcGACACAAAAAACCACCCgacaacttttgtgtccgtatccctttaatgcTGCTTTGAGTCTGCACGCAGTGCGTCAGTTGTCCACTTGACAAATTtacatggtgtttatttttcagaaacgGCAGAAACGTACCGAACCATACCTTGAACTTAAATTTAAccagtttgtccgcaaccgctGTCTCGTCTAGTAACGTTTCCTCGCCTTCTCATGTCGTCTTTTCCCTGTCCCGCCTTCCCTCATGTATGTAAACTTCGAGCGATGAGTGGCAAGGCTGTCATTCACTCGTTTTGTGGCTGTGTCGGTTCTACCagtctacccattctctgcctcctctctaccattccAAATACTTCCCCTCTGGACGGCTGCATGCAAGTATAAAGGTAAgcactgcagtttctgcaatgcttttatggggggggggtcacggataattaaAGTGATCAAGAGGGTAGTGTGGCGACAcacagggagctccagagggcattgtgcacatgcaACGCGATGCAAAGGTTCAAGCTAGTTTCTCGCgccgcctttcctctctgccacacTCTTGTCATGCATATGCATGTCCTGAACCACCTCCCAACGCTGTGTACAAGACAGCAGCAGTAGTataaaagtcgaaggaagaggcaaagaaagctctGCTTTAAAAGAGCACATAAAGGAAAGCACTCGCGCAGTGATTTTCTCAATCCTCACTCCTTAAATTGTATTTCTTTTTGTCAGTCACGAGTGTGTCAAGCCTTTATGAGCGCAGCAATGTATTTAATTCTCCAGCAAATCCAGTGCAGCAAACATAAGTTAGATCCGCCATGTTCACAAGTGACGCCCCACATGATGCATGTGTATGCTGGAGGTTAGCATTACAATTCTGAGCTTATCATAGCCGACCCCATTCTTAACAATGTTTGTTCAAGTGGCAAGAAAATTctattgttataaccgggttccacaaaaaaaaaaaagatgggacAGACATCTCAACATTTTGACTAGATAGTAAGAAGTACAGTCGAACAGGTTTTAACATTACCAGTTTTAATAATACTCGGATGCAACAATAAGCAGCCGCGGCACCGTAAACCTTTGCGCGTTCTATGGTAGAATAAACCAGTCACTCTAATGTTCCCATGCGACATCATTTGTTATAACAATAAAATCTGGCTACTGCGTGTCTCCGccgaaaggaaaagaaatgcaaaatCCTGTGGGAAAAAGAAGTTGACAGTTACTCAAGTATTCTTACATGATTTGAAGCCGAAAGCATGAGGAATTgtctaagttatcaccttaaatgaaaactccaccttaatccaccttgctttaaattgtaccaaccttaatctaccttaatctaccttaatctgccctgctctaatttgtaccaaacTTAATCCACATTAATacactttaattcaccttcattccctttacttcaccgtgggatttcgcagtgtgAGCCACAGCAGGTCCAGTGCcaggaacgtgacgtcatcacttggtcacgtgggctttggtaccatcggatgttaacacCGGACGGAACGACAGAGCCCATGCAGATTTGACTATGAAGCAGTCAAGACCCAACACAAGAGATGATTACAGAGTTATAGCTGATCAATACGTGATGTGCGTGGTCTGCCTACTTGCATTGCGCTTGTATCACACCACACCTGTGGTACGGCTAGTACAGCCCCGCGGAACGGGTCACGTGTCAGCCACTAGGTCACCAAGGTGACACGTCAAGCCGAGTCGCCACACGCACCTTGCAACGGCCACCACCGATCCACGACTGGCAGGGCGAGCCGTGGGGTGCCGGATGCGGCTCGGCAAAGCAGCGGCCGCAGAGTTGCGGAGCCCAGTTCACACTGGCGGCAgcgacgccgccgctgcagcagcaTCCGCGTCTGCGCTGCTGCGAGGCCCACGCGTGTGCGGCAGCGGCGGAGCAGCCGTGGGCGTACGGCACTTGgtgaggcggcggcggcggcggcggcggagagcAACAGCACGGGGTGGGCGGAGGCGAggacgcggcggcggcggcgatccACGGCTGCGCGGCGGCCGCCATGACGGCCAGCAAGTGCGGGTCGCACGCGTCCAGGCTGCGGCGCTCTTCGGCCCAGGGCGGGCGCGCGTGCGAGGGAGACCTGCCGCGCTCGTGGTCCGAACTACGCGCGGGACGACGCCGGCGCGGGGGCCTGCTCCTCCAGTCGGCGCCGCTGCTCCATGAGTCCGCGGCGTCGCCGGCGGAGGGTCGCTGGTGCGTCGTCGTCGCAGCCACCGGCTGGTGCCGTGGAGTGGGCGTGCTCGTGCCctcgtcgtcctcgtcgtcgtcgtcatcgtccgcGCCTCCACGGTCGTCGAGGTGGTCGAGCCGGCGGCGCGCCTGAGACCGCTGCAGCGACGCCGACCACGGGGTCGAGTAGCCCGACGTGCTGGGCGAAGAGTTGGCAAGGTCCTCGCTCGTCATGTCGATGACGGCGCCGACTTCGGCCGAGGCCCACGCCCGCCGGCTCAGGCTAGACTGCAGGCGGGGACCGTAGTACATAGCGCTGAGCGGCGGCGCCGACCATCGTCGTTCCCCTGGTCAGACCTCCGCGCGCTGACGACGTCTTGCTGCACTACGCCGACGCCGTTCGGTCAGCTTAACACGGAAaccgggcctttttttttttttttcccgcacaaTTGTTACAATTTTCCGTCGGGCACTGACAACACCACGTAGGGTGTCCGAACAGCAGTCTTCGCTGCTACACACACGAGCACCGATGTCCACACGCACCTCCTCTGTAGATGTAGTTGACGTACCAGACGTTCGCCAAAGAAGTCCGCACTCGAATGTGCCACCTATCGAAATTTAAGCGAGGCGGTCGCACCTCCGTCGCCGTCGTAAAGCGCAGTGATCGAGTTTCTGTCGTAGTACAAAGATGTGCGCAGTTATGACTACAGCGCGCGTCTCGGCGGCGGTTCATCAGGAGAGAGCGTCCGCACCGTGCAGCGTCTTTTCCAGTCGCTCGGGGTTCTCTCGAGCAGCGGATGTCATCTCACTCTGGGCTCCGCCGTGCTCCATGCCAACGGCTGCATCGGGATCACCCACCGTCCGGCGCGATCGCCTGGCGGGGCTCCGACCCCTTCGTCGAGAATCAGCGCGAGCGCCAAGTGCAGGCGTGTCACACTCTAGCGGAGCGCCACGCCACGCCGCTCCACATGACGGTATCCAGTCCACCGTGCTGCGCCGGTCGCTCCTATCTGCGTCCCACTCGTATCAAAGGCCCTCGCCGCTACTTGACTCGGCAGCTCCCGGCGACATTTGGGGACTATAAAAAGGAATTTCCCGTCCAGCGTGCGCACGAGGCGGGCATCCGATGCCGGGGCAGCAGGCGGCCAGGCACATCGAGTCGATATCGGTCGGTTCGTCGGTTGCGCGTTTTTCGAAAAGTACAGCGCGCACGCCGCGCTGTACGCGCGACGTCGGCCCTCCGCCAGTGGGAGAGGGTGGGGGGGGAGTATTCCGCGCTTCTTGACGCCTTCGCGGACGAGGCGGAGGGGCGGCGCTCTAAGTTTAGCCCACACGGGGTCCGCGATCCTCAAATAGAGCCCCGGATCCATGCGGCTTGCTCGCCACCCCCCGCCGCCCTCACCTACGCGGGTTGCAGCACACCGTCCACGTGCGGTGTATCCCTTTCGAACGGCGTCCGAGCCGATCGGGAGCGGACCGCTCTTCGACGCCCGTGCAAGCGTGGCGGATTCCAGGGATCGGATCCGTGGCCGGCGGGGGCGAGCACACACCGCCGCGGCAGAGACGGACGTCGCCGCCGACGACGTCTCCGCGCGCGCTCCTCTCTCGCCCACGGTTGCGCGGCGGCGCTCCTTAAAAGGTACCGTTATTTCAGGTTGACGGGGGTCTTTCCTTCCTGGGCGCTCTCGACGCTATTCGATTACCACGCTCCAGTGCTGCGAGCTGGATGCCTACTTCCGTGACTGCCAGCGCCAATGTGCAATGCGCGCCATCGGGCTCCGGTGTGGATCCGTGGTGACACATCCGCGGTTGTGCGCGTAGGTCTCAGACTGACATCTTTCTCGAACTTATACTTGACACTAGAAGCGTACAGAGTGCTAACGAGGAAAATTAAAAGATCCACCAAGTTTAAGACCGCAGAGTCTAAAGGAATGGCCGCGTCGAGCGAGAAGAAACGGCTTGCATAGCGATCGCGGTCACCGACGGTGGAAATacatacagagtgtttcagcgaacactttcaaacattttttttaagttgcctgtggcagatagcacaattataagtTCATAAGCtggttggtctactcgaagagccgcacattacttgcacaaacaaattgaaatgcatagtcgaatCATTAGCAGAAATTCAACAATTAccttatggctcatattgcaatttacaaattttagccatggagttcgtaaggcggatccacttggaacgaattctgagagCGACACCAGTTCCGAGAGACTAATTCCCAAAatttgaggagaaatgcattggcgttccagttacgttcgtgcttcaatgcataaaacgacgttttgttaagaaagtaactggaacgccaatgcatttctccgcaaatttcaggaattagtatctcgaaactggtgtcaccctcagaattcgttcgaagtggatcctcgccttgcgaactccagggctagaatttgtaaattgcaatatgggccataaggtaattagtttaacAGTCAATTGTTGCAATTAATTTTTGTTAACAAttcgattaagcatttcaattttttttgtgcaagtaatgtccgcctcttcgagtagaccagctcatgaacttaggattgtgctatctgccacaggcaaccttttaaaaaatttcaaagtgttcgctgaaacaacgcGTATAGGCCTAGCGCACGTGGATTACATAGTTAAGAAAATAGTTTATTAGCAGGAAATATTGGAACCGTCAGAGTATAGACGTCAAGATTTCGGGACACGTGTTTGCGCACCTTTACGCACTCGTCGGATGCAGGAACGGCGATCCCCGCACAGCTGAACTTATAGCTGCGAGGTTACCGCGGCACTTGGTCACCGTTGAATAATTTATCATTCTCGGTACGAGCCCTTTTATCTCTTCAGTCTTGAGGGCTTCAAGACAGCCCTCGACTCAAAACAGGGTTTCCTCTGTTCGGCTGTTGCGTATGTGCAGCGTGGTCTTTATGCCGCGACACACACATCATTTCCTTATATAGGATAGGCGAGTCAAAACCGTATCCTAAGTGAAACCGCGGCGGCGTGCCAACGCAGTCGTGATTGTCGTTGCGATACCGCCGTCGTCTTATTGCGTACACTGCAGCACGGAAGTACTGTCCAACGACGGCGGCAGACAGCACGCGTGGCCGCCGACTCAGATACCTGCTGGCGGCGTGCGCGAATATGCAAAGCAGGCGCGTGCAGGCAAATTCTGACAGCGAGAAGGTGAGCGGAAAAGGCCTTCAGCGCCCATTCCAAGCCGCCCGCATGCAGCTTAGGGAAAGGCGGAGAGGTCCGCAGAGAGTCTAGATAACGGACATATACCGCAATGATTTTACATGTAGCAAGGCGATGGCAAGAAACCGCCATTTgtgtagttttctttttattttacccACGTGAGCATCTCGACGACCATTTGGCGCGGTATACAGGCGGCGCGTGCAGAAATGTCCAGTCGAGGTCTAATAAATGCTGAACTCTGCTGAACTACAGTGCAGTATAAATAGTTTTAGTGCCGCTAAGCGTGCCTTTAGGATTTGCGGGCATCCTGTAATGTGCAGAGTTCTCCGATTTACTTCCCATTATCTAGTTTTATAGCATAACGGAGACGTTCCCGGGAAGTTGCATAAGTtgcctctatatatatatatatatatatatatatatatatatatatatatataaagtctaGGGATCTTAAAACTGGCATCGCTGGTCAATACATGATGCGGCGCAACGATCTCCAGTAACACGCTGGTGCAAACGTTCGTACAACGCGCGGCTCTCCGAAAAATAAGACGCGAAAATGCCTTCGTGATGTTTGTGTCTTCCGAGGCAAACAATTATCAGCGAAATGTCACCTGTCAATGCAATAAGAGTACCGCGCACTTTGGGCAAACTGCGCCACGTGTTATCGCAACAAGCACTTGCGTTTTCAGACACGTCGATCCCCGCTGTGGTGAATTTATCCGTTATCGCGGGTGCCACACACGCTAAGCCTGTCCGCAAACAATTTTTGTACATGCTTCACCTTTGTAGATACGCCCATTCCACACAGCCGTATCCACCGAGTAACTTTAACTGATATGCTGCAGAGCTAGCAGGGAATCTTATAGTGGATGAATGTCCATGTTGGAGAAACAGCGCTAAAGCAGTCGAGGGCTAAATAAGGTACACACACCGACAGGGATGCAGCGTTCCTATTTACCCGAGGCGGGAGGTCGTGTGGAGGCCGAACGAACTGTTTCATTTAGGAATAAAAGTTACAAGGTGCCTCACTGTAGAAAGGACGACAGCGGTCGTTGTCGCCGACAGCCAGCCGACAACGACCGCACGTGATGTCACCCTAAACTAACCTGTTAAAACTAACCTGCAGACGATgacaaggccgcctttgacgatGATAGGACACTCCCTATCAAAACGTAGGCGTGACCTTTCTGCCGTAGGCACCTTTCATACcacagtgtgctactccatctgtcggcCCCCTTCTTGATCTTGCATTGGAGGAAGGCGCACAAAATAAATCGCTCATTGTTATAGTGATAAAAATTTTGAAGTTTATTTACACATGCTTCATTCCTTTGTGCAAAAAAGAGCCTCCTTGTAACATTAACAGTCGAGGACGAGAGAAAACTAgggggggtgatgaaattaggaaatttgcatatgcaggtagaaattgggaatcggctagcacaagacagagGGGTAgccggagatcgcagggagaggccttcgtcctgcagtggacacaaatataggtcgatgatgataatgatgtaaCATTAATTGTAATTTGCAAGGTTGTAATCTCCTTGTAGCTGCCCAAGGTTTGCGGCCTCGGGGAGGGGCGAGAGCACCCCTGTTCCCCTGTAATTGATGCTTATGCGAATCATTCACGCACGTCGTTGACAGTAATACAATAAACATATATAAGTATATTTTGACATATACACAGCATATCGCCGCAGCAATAATTCTGGGGGTGTCGAAAGCCATTAACCCTCCCCCTGGTGACGGCCCTGACGTCACTTGGTCCTCGTCTGCTTTAGCGCTCTTCATGCACTATACCCGCCGTCGTCAGCTGGTCCCTTTCGAACGTCCCGATTTTCGTTTGCTTTCAGCGCAGTTTCTGCTCAAGTCTTGAACccaaccagcccaaatgcgtACGCTCCTGCAGTTAACtgaagcgccgaaacattttaaAATCAGATTTTAGGGACAGATATCTCGAAAGTAGTGCTAgtcgtggttttttttttttttttttttttctttctatgcaTACATGCGTCACTTCTCCTGGGCTTCAATTCCACAAACATGCGCCCTAAGTAAAGCAATGAAATGGCTAGTTGGTGTACGTTCATGATTATGTTGCGCTGAGTTTTACACtggcacacgcacgcacacgcacacgcacacacacacacacacacacacacacacattgtactgtgaaataaggagcagtggggatgtgtttgtgagagagaacgacgagagagataagccttgtgtcgtgctcgactggagttttgcaagacgcgtagcgccacctgtcggtgcgaagaggtaataattgagtagtgcaaagtccgactcccttgctaagttgcctaagcagctagcgagtgcgaaacaacgatttaacttaattttggttcatattgcgaatgttttgcgcatttaacagccagaatgacaggaatttctccgctagtcggacgtgccgccgaactgccgtaaagttcttgttggctcactccttctatggcgatggcgagcacgacggcaaccgcgacagctccgcgcgctacgaagaaacgccgcaatcgacgttactgttgcgttgtaaattgccgtgaacgtgaaggactgaataacaacgttcagttttaccgatttccatcgcggtcgtatgaaggagaaaggagagagcgctagatacgggccg includes:
- the LOC119434341 gene encoding uncharacterized protein LOC119434341; the protein is MYYGPRLQSSLSRRAWASAEVGAVIDMTSEDLANSSPSTSGYSTPWSASLQRSQARRRLDHLDDRGGADDDDDDEDDEGTSTPTPRHQPVAATTTHQRPSAGDAADSWSSGADWRSRPPRRRRPARSSDHERGRSPSHARPPWAEERRSLDACDPHLLAVMAAAAQPWIAAAAASSPPPTPCCCSPPPPPPPPHQVPYAHGCSAAAAHAWASQQRRRGCCCSGGVAAASVNWAPQLCGRCFAEPHPAPHGSPCQSWIGGGRCKTPVSGDYGDLQDKVSHLEAEKENLALQVSVLSDQLELQKDKIAELEASLLDKKLLLDRTEQLLKQEMMLKKKIEADRLELLSDMPALKLKVVTAEREKSELESKIKKLETDVVLLRSHLAEREAELITRCGRIPPSPHHGSVSSVADSFRGTPTKLGEAALRIPPTFSDGL